One region of Vigna angularis cultivar LongXiaoDou No.4 chromosome 10, ASM1680809v1, whole genome shotgun sequence genomic DNA includes:
- the LOC108335500 gene encoding transcription factor RAX3 — translation MGRAPCCDKANVKKGPWSPEEDAKLKAYIEHHGTGGNWIALPQKIGLKRCGKSCRLRWLNYLRPNIKHGGFSEEEDNIICSLYVSIGSRWSIIAAQLPGRTDNDIKNYWNTRLKKKLLGKQRKEQQIQARRVSNNQQKQDVKRETENLIAASEVINQVPYWSAEYSSLPLPVTDVSFQHYSLNNQTSLRNLMVNKLEGIRFSNDHHQQQQQPYTNACEIPSLPNQVFPTMVNHVAVVSDENNSVPYQPSNIFQGFENFPSDFCELVCVNSQEMDRSMEGFNYGRESMDVMSNGGSTNTTSTESTSWGDMNSLVYSPLVSDYEGCRQGNPGNVVGFEECNYFGMQMQ, via the exons ATGGGAAGGGCTCCTTGTTGTGACAAAGCCAACGTCAAGAAAGGTCCATGGTCACCTGAAGAAGATGCTAAACTCAAGGCTTATATTGAGCACCATGGTACTGGTGGCAACTGGATAGCCTTGCCCCAGAAAATAG GCCTTAAGAGATGCGGGAAAAGCTGTCGTCTTAGATGGCTAAATTATCTTCGCCCAAACATCAAACATGGGGGATTCtcagaagaagaagacaacATCATCTGCAGCCTTTACGTCAGTATTGGAAGCAG GTGGTCAATTATAGCAGCTCAGTTACCAGGGCGCACAGACAATGATATAAAGAACTATTGGAACACTAGGCTAAAGAAGAAGCTTCTTGGCAAACAAAGAAAGGAACAGCAGATTCAAGCTCGCCGTGTCAGCAACAATCAGCAGAAGCAAGATGTGAAAAGAGAAACCGAGAATTTGATAGCAGCTTCTGAAGTCATCAATCAAGTCCCCTATTGGTCTGCAGAATATTCTTCTTTGCCTCTCCCAGTGACTGATGTTTCCTTTCAACACTACAGTCTGAACAATCAAACTTCTCTCAGGAACTTGATGGTTAACAAACTAGAGGGAATTAGATTTTCCAACGATCATCatcagcagcagcagcagccaTACACCAATGCATGTGAAATTCCCTCCCTGCCAAACCAGGTTTTTCCAACCATGGTAAATCATGTGGCCGTCGTGAGTGATGAAAACAATAGCGTCCCTTATCAGCCATCAAATATATTTCAAGGGTTTGAAAACTTCCCGAGTGATTTTTGCGAACTGGTCTGCGTGAACTCGCAAGAAATGGATCGGTCAATGGAGGGTTTTAACTACGGAAGGGAATCCATGGACGTCATGAGCAATGGTGGTAGCACCAACACAACTTCAACAGAAAGCACTAGTTGGGGTGACATGAACTCTTTGGTTTACTCACCTTTGGTTTCTGACTACGAAGGTTGCCGACAGGGAAATCCTGGAAATGTTGTTGGTTTCGAAGAGTGTAACTACTTTGGAATGCAGATGCAATAA